CTTGCCGCCGGGTACAACTATGCCGACACAATGGAAATTGTTGGCCATGTATATAAGGTAAACCCTGCGCCCCTGAGCAAAGGTAAGTACCGCAATATTACCGGCAATGTGGCCACAGCATGGGGTTTCATAGCCGCGGCAGAGCGGGCCGGCCGACCGCTGTTTCTGGGTTCGTACCCAATCACCCCGGCAACGGAAATCCTGCAGGAGCTCAGCTACCATAAAAACCTTGGTGTGAAAGCTTTTCAGGCCGAGGACGAGATTGCCGGCATTGTGAGCGCCATAGGCGCAAGCTACACTGGTTCGCTGGCCATCACCACCACCAGTGGTCCAGGGCTTTCGCTCAAATCGGAAGCCATCGGACTGGCTGTGATGACCGAGTTGCCCCTGGTGATTGTGGATGTGCAGCGTGGCGGTCCTTCCACCGGACTGCCAACCAAGTCGGAGCAGAGCGACCTGATGCAGGCGCTATTTGGACGCAATGGCGAAGCTCCTGTCATCATCGTGGCTGCCCAGAGTCCGACCGACTGTTTTTACAGTGCTTACGAAGCTGCCAAGCTGAGCATGGAACACATGACCCCCGTTATCCTGCTCACCGATGGCTCGCTGGCCAATGGTTCGGAAGTCTTCAGGATTCCTGCCGTTGCCGACCTGCCGGAAATTCACCCACCCATTGCACAAGCCAACGATCCCGAGTACAAACCATATCGCCGCGATCCGGAAAAACTCAACCGCAAATGGGCTATCCCCGGCACACCCGGCTTGCGTCATCGTGTGGGAGGGCTTGAGAAAGAAGATGTGAGCGGCAATGTGTCGCACGACCCGCTTAACCATCAAAAAATGACCCTGCTGCGCGAGGAAAAGGTGATGCGCGTAGCCAATTATTTGCCGGAACAAAAAGTGATCGGTCCGGATGAAGCCGAACTTCTGGTGGTGAGCTGGGGAGGTACCTATGGGGTGATGCGCACTGTGGTAGAAAAAATGCAACAGGAAGGCTACTCCATTGCCCTGGCACATTTCAGACACATCATGCCCCTGCCCCGCAATACCGAAGAAGTTCTGGGCAGATACAAAAAGATCATCGTCTGCGAGATCAACAACGGACAGTTTGTCAAGTATCTGAAAATGAACTTCCCGCAGTTCAAATACCACCAGTACAACAAGATTCAGGGTCTGCCCTTCCTGGTGGCCGAGCTTCAGGAACAATTCGAAAAACTTTTAAACGCCTAACCCATGGAAAATACGCAAATAGATACCCCGGTAATGCAACTGACAAAAGACGATTTTGCCAGCGACCAGATGGTGAAATGGTGTCCAGGATGTGGCGACCATGCCATCCTGCATGCGGTCGAAAACGTGTTTCCCAATCTCGGCATCGCAAAAGAAGACTTTGTGGTGGTTTCGGGCATTGGCTGTTCCTCGCGTTTTCCTTATTACATGAATACCTATGGCATTCATGGTATCCATGGCCGGGCAGCAGCACTGGCCACCGGCGTGAAGCTGGCCAATCCAAAGCTGAGTGTGTGGATGATTACCGGCGACGGCGACTGCATGGCCATTGGAGGTAACCACTTCATTCACACCATCAGGCGAAATATTGATATCAACATACTCCTGTTTAACAATAAAATCTACGGCCTGACCAAAGGGCAATATTCGCCCACCACGCCGCAGGGTTCAAAAACCAAAACCAGCCCTCAGGGAACCATCGAAAGGCCTTTCAACCCCGGTGAACTGGTAATCGGCTCGCAGGGCAATTTCTTCGCACGTGCGCTCGACACCAATCCCAAAGCCATGACGTCCGTTTTCATGGAAGCTGCCAAACACAAAGGCACTTCGGTGGTCGAGATACTGCAGAATTGCGTCATTTTCTTCAACAAGGCCCACGACCTGATCACCAGCAAGGAAACCCGCGACGATAATCAGCTCTGGCTCGAACATGGCAAGCCGCTCATTTTTGGTAAAGACCGGAATAAAGGTATTGTGCTCAAAGGAACCCGGCTCGAAGTGGTAACCATAGGCGAAAATGGCGTCACCGAGGCCGACATACTGGTGCACGACCAATACGAGAAAGACCCCGGCATCCACATGATGATTGCCCGCATGATGCCGCCTGAATATCCGGTTGCACTCGGTGTTATCCGATCGGTGGCAGCGCCCACATTCGACC
This window of the Bacteroidota bacterium genome carries:
- a CDS encoding 2-oxoacid:acceptor oxidoreductase subunit alpha; this encodes MANNNNKVVELEQVVVRFAGDSGDGMQLTGSLFSDSTAFAGNDFATFPDYPAEIRAPQGTVSGVSGFQIHFGRKNVYTSGDLADVLVAMNPASLKANMRWIKPQGLIIIDSDNFNDKWLEKAGYTTDPTTDGSLSGYRVIRTPISSMTKEAVKHLNLDPKTTLKTKNMFALGMVMYMFSREPEVIYQYFEKKFAANPIVVQANKSVLAAGYNYADTMEIVGHVYKVNPAPLSKGKYRNITGNVATAWGFIAAAERAGRPLFLGSYPITPATEILQELSYHKNLGVKAFQAEDEIAGIVSAIGASYTGSLAITTTSGPGLSLKSEAIGLAVMTELPLVIVDVQRGGPSTGLPTKSEQSDLMQALFGRNGEAPVIIVAAQSPTDCFYSAYEAAKLSMEHMTPVILLTDGSLANGSEVFRIPAVADLPEIHPPIAQANDPEYKPYRRDPEKLNRKWAIPGTPGLRHRVGGLEKEDVSGNVSHDPLNHQKMTLLREEKVMRVANYLPEQKVIGPDEAELLVVSWGGTYGVMRTVVEKMQQEGYSIALAHFRHIMPLPRNTEEVLGRYKKIIVCEINNGQFVKYLKMNFPQFKYHQYNKIQGLPFLVAELQEQFEKLLNA
- a CDS encoding 2-oxoacid:ferredoxin oxidoreductase subunit beta; translated protein: MENTQIDTPVMQLTKDDFASDQMVKWCPGCGDHAILHAVENVFPNLGIAKEDFVVVSGIGCSSRFPYYMNTYGIHGIHGRAAALATGVKLANPKLSVWMITGDGDCMAIGGNHFIHTIRRNIDINILLFNNKIYGLTKGQYSPTTPQGSKTKTSPQGTIERPFNPGELVIGSQGNFFARALDTNPKAMTSVFMEAAKHKGTSVVEILQNCVIFFNKAHDLITSKETRDDNQLWLEHGKPLIFGKDRNKGIVLKGTRLEVVTIGENGVTEADILVHDQYEKDPGIHMMIARMMPPEYPVALGVIRSVAAPTFDQSLVDLIEHEKQTSKFKTADDLLQSSPTWTID